The genomic region ACCGCACCTAATGGATGCCATTGCTCATACATACGGTGGTTGGGGCGTTCGCTATGCATAGTCAATCCATATAATTGTCGTGAAAGCCCAACTGCGAAATCGCATATATCGATCATTTCTTGCACTTCGCCCAACCCTTCTTGCAGCAATTTCCCCATCTCATAGCTAACGAGTTTGCCGAGCGGTTCTTTATACTCACGCAATATATTTCCATACTGTCTCACAATCTCGCCACGCTTAGGGGCAGGCACGCTACGCCAGTATGAAAATGCTTTTTGGCTTTCAGTTATTATATGTTTATATTCGGCTTCACCAGCCATTTTTACGGTTGCTATTTTCTTACCATCCACAGGAGATATTATATCTTTTGTTTCGGTGTTACTATCACCAAACCATTGCAAACCAGTAGATGATGAGAGATTGAGTTCGTTGATGTGAAGTTGTTTGAGAATTGATTGTATATCCATGGGGCAAAAATAATGGTTAATTGTTAATGGTGAATGGTTAATGTTGCTTACGCAGATTTGTAAAATCAGCCGCAGTAATATAATAGTTTAGAAATAATGTAGTTTTTTGTACCTTTGAAAAAAAAACTGATATGCTTACCAAAATCAAAGTTATGCAAACTGTTAGCTCATTGCCAGATACTTTCTCAATAGAAGAGGTAATCAATAGGCTCATGCGACTTCAAAAAATTAAAATTGGTCTATAACAATCTGAAAAAGGCTTGTGAGTTTCAACAGAAGAATCGAAAAAGAAGCTTGAAAAATGGTTGAAATAAATTGGCTTACTTAATGAAAAAATTATATATCATATTCCTCCTTTTATTTATCCTAGCCAATCATCTTTATGGGCAAAAGCACAAAGTGCAGAATGATACTTTAGGATATTGGTCGGATATTGAATTGGCTGATGATTCAATATTTTGGAATGAGTTTTTTTATAAAGATTATTTCGAGTTACCTTTTTATGTTTGGAGAGATTCATTGGGTTATTATAAAAATAATTGGAGTGATCAGCCTTTAACTAAAGATGATACAATTCCGCATTTAATTACTGCACAAGGTATATGTAATGGGAAAGGCTACCATATAATAAATGAAGGCGAGGCAATTGATTTAAACGATACTATTGTTTTATATATTGGAGAATCTAGTCCAGCTTATTATGATGATTATCTTTTTAAAATTGTCAATGGAAAATTTAAAGGGAGCTATAATACAGTTTATAAACACTATCGATATTCTACTAAACTATTTTGGAAAACATTCAATCAAAAATTATATCTAAATATGCTGAAGCCTCAAAAAGGAACTTGGCTAAAAGGAAAGGTCGAATATGATTGTTTGCAAATTGATGATGGTGGTTCTCGCCTCATCCACCTGACTTCTTATTTTAAGTTGAGGGTGGAGTAATAATGGTAAATTGTGGCATAAATGTAGTCGGAGCATAATTGAAAATCTCATCGTATTGTCGAGAAAACAAAAGAATCCGCATAGAACCCCGCCGTCGCGTGCCTAAGCCTTAGCTAAATGCCATAGTTGGAAGACATTTTTACTTACCCAGCGATAAACGGGCGGCCACAGTATCGGAATACTAATAGCTATGAAGACTTACGACGGTATCTTCTTTACATATAGGATCCAAACTGTGGCTGAACCGTGGTTTTGCATTGGCTTCCATGCAAAAATCGCCTAGGTAAGTAAAAACACTTTTTGAGTACTTTTTTGTGTAAAAAAGTACTGTCGTGCTGGCGAGGCATGCGACAAAAAAAATAGTAGAAAAATATATAATACTGGTATGTCTTGAGTACATATGTGCCTTAACTCTTTGTTGTAAATAGTTCCTGCACAGATTTGACAACTCTTCCATGCACTAGCCCCTGTGGATTTGACAAATTAACAATGTTTGTATTTTTCGATATCCGCCGCGGACGAGAACACGACAAATCAGCCCGTTGAATAAAATGTTACTAATTCCCTCACCACCTACAACAAATAGCCTAACCCGCTGTGGATTAGCAAAAATATTTCGTGGTCGAATTTTTATTATATATTTTAAGACTATTTTTGTTTCATGGACTCAACAAACCCTGCATTAGAACTTGCAGAAAATTTCATGCACCAAACCAATTGCTCCGTGTTTCTCACAGGAAAAGCTGGTACAGGTAAAACTACATTTTTAAGAGAGTTGCAAAATACTTGTACCAAAAACATGGTAATTGTTGCACCTACAGGTGTCGCGGCCATCAATGCGGGTGGTATGACTCTGCATTCGCTCTTTCAATTGCCATTTGGACTATATACGCCCGAACGGAAGAACTATTTCGCACACGAAAATTTATTGATCAATGATGCAAATACTTTGCTGAGTCAGATGCGGATAAGTAAAACCAAAATTGATATATTCAAAGAAATGGAGCTACTTATTATCGATGAAGTAAGTATGTTGCGTTGCGATTTGTTGGATGAAATAGATATCATACTTAAGCATTTTCGATATAATAAAAAACCTTTTGGAGGTGTGCAAGTATTATTCATCGGAGACCTATACCAGTTGCCACCTGTAGTAAATGACAATGAATGGAAAATATTGTCTGAATTTTACGAAACGCCATTCTTTTTCAGTGCAAAAGTATTACAAGAAAATCCGCCTTTATATATAGAACTGCAAAAAATATATCGCCAAAATGAAGAGCATTTTATTGCCTTATTAAATGAAATTCGGAACAATAATTTGAATGAAGATGATTTTGAATTGCTGAATCAACGCCGCGGTGCATGGACCGATGACATGGATGATTATATAGTTTTGACCACCCATAATAAGATCGCAGACGAAACAAATATACAACATTTGCAAAGACTCGAAGGAGAAAAGTATAGTTATAAAGCATCCATCAAAGACGATTTTAATCAGTATGCATATCCAACTGAAGTGAATCTGGAATTGAAGATTGGAGCAAGGATTATGTTTATTAAAAACGATGTAGGGGAGGAGCGGAGATATTTTAACGGAAAGCTTGGCACCATTAGTAGAATTAAGGGTGAAGAAATATATGTGAAGTTTGATGATAATGATTTTGAGATGCTTTTGGAACGCGAAACCTGGAAAAATAATCGTTATGTATTAGATAAAGAAAGTAATAAAATTAGTGAGGAGGAAATTGGAAGTTTTACGCAATATCCTATCAGGTTGGCTTGGGCTATTACTATACATAAAAGTCAAGGATTAACTTTTGAAAAAGCAGTAATTGATGCAGGGAGATCTTTTGCTCCAGGTCAAGTGTATGTGGCATTGAGCCGCTGTACAACATTGGATGGCATGATTTTAAAATCGAATATTACGCAGCAAAGTGTTACAACCGATGAGCGTGTTATTAAATACACAAATGGTGCATTCGATGAAGATATATTATTAAATGTTTTTCAACTCGAACAAAAAATATTTCTTAAAAACAAACTATTACATACATTCGATTTCAAAAAAATTGAAAGTGAGATTCGTAGTTTTAAAGAAAACAATATAGGAAAAAAGATACCGAATGAGTTAGCAGAAAAGCAATGGATAAATGCCATGATAGCCAGTATAGACGAGCAACAACCTATTGCAGAAAAATTCAAATTGCAATTAGAGGCTTTAATTAATGAAGCAGAAAGTACCACAGATTCTACCACATTAAAACTACGAATTGAAAAAGCAGTTGACTATTTTTCTGAGAAAGTAAAAACAGGAATGTTGATGCCTACGCAGGTTTATTTAGAAAGTTTGAAGAGTGCTACACGAATTAAAAAGTATAAGTTCGATGTATTAGCAATAGAATTGCAATTGTTGAATTTAGCTAAGAAATTTAGTAAGATACAATATGGCGATATTGCATTTAAGTTCCCTGAATTTACGTATCATAAAACACAATTGCCCGCAGAAAAACCTAAGGGAGAAAAAGGCTCATCCGCCAAAGAAAGTGTCGCATTATTTCTTACTGGAAAAACCATTGCAGAAATAGCAACCGTAAGGAATATGGCCTTAACAACTGTTGAAGGTCATTTGGCGATTGGGGTGCAAGATGGGGAGATACAAATTGAACAACTTGTTCCCGAACAGAAAATAAAAGACATACTAGAAGTGTTCGAGAAAAATACATTTGACACACTTGCACCGTACAAAGAAATACTTGGACATAGTGTGAGTTGGGGAGAATTTAGGAGTGTGATTGCATATAGGAAACTAATGGTTAGAGAGGATGGTTAACGGTTAATGTTGCTTGCACCAGCAAAATAATGATTCCCGCCGCGGCGGGGTTAATGATAAATTATTTCCGCCACCGGCGGCTTGCTTACGCCAACTTTCTAGTTACTATTAATTGATGATCTATCTGCCGAATGGCATTAACCATTAACCTCTTTTCACTCTTTCCCAATTCACACTCTGCTTCCCCTTCATATATCGGAAGAAGCCTAGTACGGCGGCCCAGTGCATAAATACAAAGTAAAAAGGAATATATAATACCTTTACTTTGTTTATATAATATCCTAAGATAGCAATTATATAAAATGCAATTTGCAAATAGAGAAAAGTATTATAATATATGTTTTTATCGAACAATATAATATTTGAAATAAATAATGTAATTAATGCCAAAGGGCATAAGGTCCATCGAAATACTCGGTGTGATATAAACTGAAAAGTGAGTTTGGGGTGTTTGAAAAAATTGAACATTCCGCTGTAGCGGGCCATTACTTGCCACGCACCGGCACACATACGAATTTTACGTTTCAATTCTTCCTGCACATTTGCCGACGCAGTTTCCGCAGCGTAGGCACGAGGTTCGTAGACAATTTTATATCCTTGCAAATTCAACATCACCGATTGTGTTAAATCGTCGTTGATACTGTCGGGCGGCATGGGTGTGTATAGTGCGGTGCGAACTGCAAACAGTTCGCCAGCGGCACCTACAACAGTGTAAAAATCACTGTCGAATTTCTTAATCATTGATTCGTATTTCCAATACAATCCTTCACTGGCACTGTTGGCATTGTCGGTTAAATTATATAAAATCTTTTTCTCGCCCGATACCCCAGCTACCATTTCATCCACAAAATGATTTGATATATATAATAATGCATCGGGATTTAAAGTTGAATTTGCATCGGTAAAAACAGTTATTTCCGTATCCACAAACCCAATAGCCCTATTCTCTGCCATTGATTTACCTGCTCGTTCAGGTTGATGTAACACAACAATATCAGGATATTTTTTTAATAGTTCATCCGACCCATCATCAGAACCATCAGTAATAAAAATAATTTTCTTATTTGGATAATTTAGCTCGCGGGTGTTCTTTACTTTTTCGGCTATATAATCTTTTTCATTATAGCAAGGAACTACAACAGTGATCGAAGGAGCATAAGACTTTAGCTGTTTTTTTTTGTTGAACTGTGACAATAAAAATATGGCAACAATATATAATAAATAGGTGTAAACTAAAACCAGCAGCGAAGAAAAAAACAGGGTTTCCAAGGCTTTAAATTTGCTCGATAATCTGCTTTATTTCTTCCATCGCTACATATAATTCATCAATAGCCATTTCCAATTTAGAAGGTATTTGCTCAATATGGGTATTCGTTTTTGCAAAGGTTTCAATATCTTGTAATAAATTGGTGCAAGGCAAGCCTATCATGCGTGCCGACGACTTTACTTTATGTGCCTGCATGCCAGTGGCCATGTGGTCATCGCCTTGCAATAAGCGTTTTAATTCAGTTACATCGCCGGGCATATAATCTATATAAGCCTGCAGTATTTGTTTCAGGATATCTTTGTCACCACCTGTAACACTGTTTAGATAGTCGAAGTTTATAATCATATCTTGTGGTTAGATTGTTTGTATTTGTGGATTGGATTCGTAATTTAATTCATGACAGCGTATTGTATCATATCTTGGTTTTTTTGTTCGAGCAAAACTGTCTTATTTTTAAGCATTAAATTATTTTTTTCAAAAGTAGTGTTTTTTACAGAAAGTAGTTCCACATTGTTTTTCACATCTATCTCAAAACTTGTTTTCAGTTTGTCCAAAACCTCTTCCAAATGCCCGCTGGCATTAACGCATACACTAAAGCTGATGGCAGAATTTTGCATCAAATTGACGCGGATATTGTGCTGCTTAAATTCCGTGAAAATTTGGCTTAAATGTTCTTCAGTAATAAATGAAAAATCTTTGGTGCTGAACGAAAGCAATGCTTGCTTGTCTTTGTGGATATAAAAACTCTGCGGATTGCTTTGCTCGATATTATTTATTTCAGTACCTTTCAACTCGGGTTCATAAAAAGATTTGACATAAAGCGGTAATCCCTTCTTCCTAAGTGGCTGTATCGTTTTGGGGTGAATTACATTGGCACCATAATACGCAAGTTCTATCGCCTCTTTAAATGAAAGGTGGTTCACCAATTCGGCTCCTTCATATTTTTTAGGATCGGCATTCATCACCCCAGGTACATCTTTCCAAATAGTAACAGAATTTGCCCCAAGTCCATATGCAAATATGGCTGCTGAGTAGTCGCTGCCATCACGTCCCAAAGTAGTTGTAGATAAATCGGCACTGCGGCCAATGAAGCCTTGGGTAATTACCAATTGCTTTTTCACGATAGGCAATAATTTCTTCTGTATAATATCTTCGGTAGCGGGCCAGTCGACATGTGCTTCCAAATGGTTGGTGTCGGTACAAATAAAGTTGCGGCAGTCCATCCAACGGTTTTTGAGCCCATGCCCATTAAGCCAAGTCGATATTATGCGGGTTGATATCAATTCTCCGAAGCAAACAATTTGGTCGTAAGTGTAGTCGTAGCTGCTCTCGGCAGGGGTTTCGAGTATGCACTCCAGCTCCAAAAACAGGTTGTCTATATCATCGTAAGTCTCACTTCTTTGGTCAACCAGCAAATCATTGATGATATTTTGGTGGAAATCTTTAATGGCCTGATAATTTTCCATCAAATCAGGCTTTTGTTTATAATAACTTTCAATCAATTTCTCGAAGGCGTTGGTCATTTTACCCATCGCCGAAACCACTACCAGTAAGGGTTCGTCGGTATATCGTGTAATGATATTGCCAACGTTTCTTACGGCCTCTGCATCTTTAACTGATGCCCCTCCAAATTTGAAAACCTGCATGACCTATTATTTTTTTGTCGCAAATTTGCTATAATAATTTTATTTTCGCACCATTATTAATGAACAAAAATGCAAAAAGAGATTACAGGACTAACAACAGTACACCAATTTATTTTGGATAAACAAAAGGATTTTCCCTATGCCACAGGCGAACTATCGAGGTTATTGAGAGATATTATACTGGCAGCCCGCATTATAAACAGAGAGGTGAACAAAGCCGGCTTGGTTGATATTTTGGGAAACCATGGTTCTATTAACGTGCAAGGCGAAGACGTGAAGAAATTGGATATGCTCGCCAATGAAGAATTTATCAATGCCCTGCGTCGCGGACCTGAGTGTGCCGCTGTAATTTCGGAAGAAGACGAGGATATTAATTACCTCAACAACAATGGACATTATATCGTGGCCATGGATCCATTGGATGGTTCAAGCAATATTGATGTAAATGTTTCTATTGGGACCATTTTTTCTATCTATCGCCGCCTTTCACCCATTGGTGGTCCTGTTACATTGGAAGATTGCCTGCAACCCGGCATGAACCAAGTAGCTGCCGGTTATGTATTATATGGTTCGTCCACAATGCTGGTGTATACCACAGGCAATGGCGTAAATGCTTTTACTTTAGATTTATCCATCGGTGAATTTTGTTTGTCGAGCCAAGGAATTACAACTCCCAAAATGGGCAAAATATATAGCGTGAATGAGGGCAATTACAAAAAATTCCCTGTGGGTGTAAAAAATTATATCAAGTATTGCCAAGAGGATAATAAGGAGGAGAATCGCCCTTACAGCACGCGTTATATTGGTTCTTTTGTGGCCGATTTTCACCGCAACCTCATGAAAGGTGGAATATATATATATCCACCCACTGCCAAAGATGTGAATGGTAAGCTACGGTTGATATACGAATGTAACCCCATGGCATTTTTGGTAGAGCAAGCTGGCGGACGTGCTACAGATGGCACTCGTCGTATTTTGGAAATAAAACCTGATGAATTACACCAACGTGTTCCTGTTTTTATTGGTTCAGAAACCATGGTATTGAAGGCTGAGGAATTTGTACAAGCAGAAGTTGTGGCGTAAATAAATAATGATTTTAAGCAAGCAACCATTTGGAATATATGTTGTCTTTATCATAATTGAATGATTAGTATTATAACGCCGATATATAACCAACTTGCGATGAATAAACTTTTTTATGAGAGTTTGTTGCAAAATACTTTTCATCCTTTTGAATTAATTATTATCGATAATAAATCGGACGACGGTTCGCGAGAGTATTTTGAAGGTAAAGAACATGTAGTTTTGATAAAAAATGAATTCAACTATTCATATCCTTATTGTAATAATTTGGGCATCCAAAAGTCAAGGTTTGAATATATGGCTTTTTTAAACAATGATATTATATTATCAGAAGATTGGGATAAAAAGTTGATGGCGTGCATGGAGGTGAACGACGTTCAATTTATATGCCCTTGTGGCACTGAACGTATGGGAACTAAAGAACTAACCACAAAGAGAATGCTACGGTGGAAACTGATTAGTACTCCATTGCGTAAAATCTCAGTGAATATTCTTAGTTTGAAATGGATGATGAAATTGATGTATAGCAGTTATGAAAAATATGCCGCCAGCTTATTTCGTAAATATGGATTCAAAATAAAAGAAGGCTTTTGCGGTTTTGCTATATTAACTACCAAAACCAATTTAAATAAAATTGAAGGCATGGACATCAGAGTGCAGGAGGCCGATTGGGATTTATTTGTAAAAGTTAAAAAAAGAAGTATTGATATTGGCGATATGAAGCCAATTCAAATTGCTTTGGGTATATTTGTGCACCACTTTGGGAGACTTACAGCAAAAAGCAATTTCCCCGATTTTAAAGACAGAAATAATTTATATTCATTCGATGATAAATGGACAGAACATGAAAGAAAAAAATACTTGCAAAATTTATAAATGGATTTTGGCAGCCAGTATTATACTATGCTGCAATAAAACTATTCTAAGTCAACAACTAATTAACGTTCGGATTATATATATAGATCCGGCTAAGAAAATTATAGCATTGACTAATTATTTGGATGCAGATTCCAACTTAAGTGATTGGAGAGTTAGTTCAAACGGTATCGATACTCCTTTGTCGAAACTTGTTACGATATTGGGTAATTTGAATCCATGCAAAAACACCCAAAGTTTGGTATTGCAGGGTCTTACGATGGATCCCAATAAAGGCTCCCTAAGTTTGCATTTACCCAATTTGCCAATTGACTCACAATCGCTGCACGATTTTGTACAGTGGGGAGATTCTTCTCAAGCTTTTGAAGCTGATGCTGTCATGAAAAAAATATGGAGACAAGGTAGATATATAACGGCCAAACCTCCATTTTCTTTTAAGTGTACTTACGGCGACCACGATGATACTTGTTGGCAAGGAATAAAAGCACCTGTCATAAATCTGCGTTTTGCCTATGTGAGTAATATTAATAATTCTATATGTATAAAAAATGCAGGGGTATCTAATGTGGATTTATCTTATTCTGCTTTATGCATCAATGGAAATTGCTATGATACTATCAAAAATATGCCAATGAATCTCTTGAAAGGTAACTTGAACATTCTCAAAAATGATTCAGTGGTGATACAGTTTAAAAATGATTCAATACTTTATTCAGGTTCTGCGGCGTTGTTTGCTTTCCCAAAATTATATAATGACACTTCTGTATTGCTCGACTTTGTTCAATGGGGAGATAGTATGCAACCCTATTCGTCATTGGCAGGGCAAAAAGGTATATGGGATTCGCTGCAAACGGTAGATATAGCCAAAAATGATTCAATAGTGTACACAGGCAATTATACATTTGCACAAAGTGGTGCAAGCTACTGGGAGACAAGGCATCTGCTGGGGATATATCTTGATGAATTCAGGCAAGATTATGTAACTCTTTATCCAAATCCAACAGCACAATTCTTAAATATAAATTCTACTATTTCTAGTAAAATATATTATCATATAATTGACATCACAGGCAAAGTGATGGGCAATGGCACTATATATAATACCCAACAGCTAGATATAAGCAAATATGCAAACGGTATATATTATATCAAATTATATAAAGATGCAGGAAATCCTGGTATTATTAAGTTTGTGAAAGTAAATTAATATAGCTCAAAAAAGAATATCGAACAAGGAATAATGCCCGCCGCGACGGAAAGATTATATAAGTAATAAAACTTCAAACTTCTAAAATCGTTAATCCTTGTTCATCAATCTAATCTCACATTGAAAAAATATTTTTCCTATATCATCGTCTGTCTTTGTTTCACAAATGTGTCAGCCAAGGTACGCTTTGTAGGCATCGATCCAGTATATAAAGTACTCACTATTAAAAACTATTATACCGATACACAAGACTTGGCCAAGTTTACCTTAGTATATAAAGGCGACACCATTTCATTAGGTAAGCTTAATTTGATATCAGGCTCTCTGAAATGTCCGCCCAAATTTTTCGCTTTTTTTTCTGTCCCAGATATCGACTACGATTCAGGTTCATTTGGAATGTATGATAATCGTTACGGCTCACAAATTAATCCTTCCAATTTTTGCGATTTTGCACAATGGGGTAGGGCAGGGCAGCCCTATGAATACTTGGCAGATTCGATGAAGTTTTGGAAAAAAGGAGATTATATAAATGGCAATCTATCCGCATTCAATTTTACGGGCGGTTCTACTGACCGGGGCGTGACTTATTGGACGGCTTTCAAAAAACCATTATTAGGTTTGCGAATAGTATATATCAAGCCCTACAAACAACAAATAGGTATTAAAAACACGGGCAATAGCAATGTTGATATATCAAATTTATATATTGCTAATGATACGGGATGCAGTGATTCCATTAGCCGCATGCCGTTTGCCGTATTAAAAGGCAAGCTCAATTTATTAAAGAATGATACAATTATACTCGGTGGTTTTTATATGGGCGATACCGTAGGTTCAGCGGCTTTGTTTTTTAATATAAATCGATATGATACCGTTAACCTCCTCGACTATGTAAAGTGGGGTAGGGGGCATAGTCGGTTTGCATATTTGGCACAACAAAAAAATATATGGGATACTACACAATTTATCACCATTAAATCCAATGATTCTTTTCATTATATTGGTAATTTTACTAAGCTGCAAACAGGTGCAGCATTCTGGGAAGTATATAAAGTAGATACAGGCCATGTAGATACTACCGATACCACTTCCATACAAAGTTATTATATCTCTCCCGAAAAAATTAGTATACAAAATATCAATAATGTTTTAAATATCACCAACAACACGGTCGAGAAAATGAACATGGAATTGATAGACCAAAGCGGGAAGATTCTTA from Bacteroidota bacterium harbors:
- a CDS encoding helix-turn-helix domain-containing protein gives rise to the protein MDSTNPALELAENFMHQTNCSVFLTGKAGTGKTTFLRELQNTCTKNMVIVAPTGVAAINAGGMTLHSLFQLPFGLYTPERKNYFAHENLLINDANTLLSQMRISKTKIDIFKEMELLIIDEVSMLRCDLLDEIDIILKHFRYNKKPFGGVQVLFIGDLYQLPPVVNDNEWKILSEFYETPFFFSAKVLQENPPLYIELQKIYRQNEEHFIALLNEIRNNNLNEDDFELLNQRRGAWTDDMDDYIVLTTHNKIADETNIQHLQRLEGEKYSYKASIKDDFNQYAYPTEVNLELKIGARIMFIKNDVGEERRYFNGKLGTISRIKGEEIYVKFDDNDFEMLLERETWKNNRYVLDKESNKISEEEIGSFTQYPIRLAWAITIHKSQGLTFEKAVIDAGRSFAPGQVYVALSRCTTLDGMILKSNITQQSVTTDERVIKYTNGAFDEDILLNVFQLEQKIFLKNKLLHTFDFKKIESEIRSFKENNIGKKIPNELAEKQWINAMIASIDEQQPIAEKFKLQLEALINEAESTTDSTTLKLRIEKAVDYFSEKVKTGMLMPTQVYLESLKSATRIKKYKFDVLAIELQLLNLAKKFSKIQYGDIAFKFPEFTYHKTQLPAEKPKGEKGSSAKESVALFLTGKTIAEIATVRNMALTTVEGHLAIGVQDGEIQIEQLVPEQKIKDILEVFEKNTFDTLAPYKEILGHSVSWGEFRSVIAYRKLMVREDG
- a CDS encoding glycosyltransferase family 2 protein codes for the protein METLFFSSLLVLVYTYLLYIVAIFLLSQFNKKKQLKSYAPSITVVVPCYNEKDYIAEKVKNTRELNYPNKKIIFITDGSDDGSDELLKKYPDIVVLHQPERAGKSMAENRAIGFVDTEITVFTDANSTLNPDALLYISNHFVDEMVAGVSGEKKILYNLTDNANSASEGLYWKYESMIKKFDSDFYTVVGAAGELFAVRTALYTPMPPDSINDDLTQSVMLNLQGYKIVYEPRAYAAETASANVQEELKRKIRMCAGAWQVMARYSGMFNFFKHPKLTFQFISHRVFRWTLCPLALITLFISNIILFDKNIYYNTFLYLQIAFYIIAILGYYINKVKVLYIPFYFVFMHWAAVLGFFRYMKGKQSVNWERVKRG
- a CDS encoding Hpt domain-containing protein, which produces MIINFDYLNSVTGGDKDILKQILQAYIDYMPGDVTELKRLLQGDDHMATGMQAHKVKSSARMIGLPCTNLLQDIETFAKTNTHIEQIPSKLEMAIDELYVAMEEIKQIIEQI
- a CDS encoding aspartate kinase, coding for MQVFKFGGASVKDAEAVRNVGNIITRYTDEPLLVVVSAMGKMTNAFEKLIESYYKQKPDLMENYQAIKDFHQNIINDLLVDQRSETYDDIDNLFLELECILETPAESSYDYTYDQIVCFGELISTRIISTWLNGHGLKNRWMDCRNFICTDTNHLEAHVDWPATEDIIQKKLLPIVKKQLVITQGFIGRSADLSTTTLGRDGSDYSAAIFAYGLGANSVTIWKDVPGVMNADPKKYEGAELVNHLSFKEAIELAYYGANVIHPKTIQPLRKKGLPLYVKSFYEPELKGTEINNIEQSNPQSFYIHKDKQALLSFSTKDFSFITEEHLSQIFTEFKQHNIRVNLMQNSAISFSVCVNASGHLEEVLDKLKTSFEIDVKNNVELLSVKNTTFEKNNLMLKNKTVLLEQKNQDMIQYAVMN
- the fbp gene encoding class 1 fructose-bisphosphatase → MTGLTTVHQFILDKQKDFPYATGELSRLLRDIILAARIINREVNKAGLVDILGNHGSINVQGEDVKKLDMLANEEFINALRRGPECAAVISEEDEDINYLNNNGHYIVAMDPLDGSSNIDVNVSIGTIFSIYRRLSPIGGPVTLEDCLQPGMNQVAAGYVLYGSSTMLVYTTGNGVNAFTLDLSIGEFCLSSQGITTPKMGKIYSVNEGNYKKFPVGVKNYIKYCQEDNKEENRPYSTRYIGSFVADFHRNLMKGGIYIYPPTAKDVNGKLRLIYECNPMAFLVEQAGGRATDGTRRILEIKPDELHQRVPVFIGSETMVLKAEEFVQAEVVA
- a CDS encoding glycosyltransferase, yielding MISIITPIYNQLAMNKLFYESLLQNTFHPFELIIIDNKSDDGSREYFEGKEHVVLIKNEFNYSYPYCNNLGIQKSRFEYMAFLNNDIILSEDWDKKLMACMEVNDVQFICPCGTERMGTKELTTKRMLRWKLISTPLRKISVNILSLKWMMKLMYSSYEKYAASLFRKYGFKIKEGFCGFAILTTKTNLNKIEGMDIRVQEADWDLFVKVKKRSIDIGDMKPIQIALGIFVHHFGRLTAKSNFPDFKDRNNLYSFDDKWTEHERKKYLQNL
- a CDS encoding T9SS type A sorting domain-containing protein, with translation MKEKNTCKIYKWILAASIILCCNKTILSQQLINVRIIYIDPAKKIIALTNYLDADSNLSDWRVSSNGIDTPLSKLVTILGNLNPCKNTQSLVLQGLTMDPNKGSLSLHLPNLPIDSQSLHDFVQWGDSSQAFEADAVMKKIWRQGRYITAKPPFSFKCTYGDHDDTCWQGIKAPVINLRFAYVSNINNSICIKNAGVSNVDLSYSALCINGNCYDTIKNMPMNLLKGNLNILKNDSVVIQFKNDSILYSGSAALFAFPKLYNDTSVLLDFVQWGDSMQPYSSLAGQKGIWDSLQTVDIAKNDSIVYTGNYTFAQSGASYWETRHLLGIYLDEFRQDYVTLYPNPTAQFLNINSTISSKIYYHIIDITGKVMGNGTIYNTQQLDISKYANGIYYIKLYKDAGNPGIIKFVKVN
- a CDS encoding T9SS type A sorting domain-containing protein; its protein translation is MSAKVRFVGIDPVYKVLTIKNYYTDTQDLAKFTLVYKGDTISLGKLNLISGSLKCPPKFFAFFSVPDIDYDSGSFGMYDNRYGSQINPSNFCDFAQWGRAGQPYEYLADSMKFWKKGDYINGNLSAFNFTGGSTDRGVTYWTAFKKPLLGLRIVYIKPYKQQIGIKNTGNSNVDISNLYIANDTGCSDSISRMPFAVLKGKLNLLKNDTIILGGFYMGDTVGSAALFFNINRYDTVNLLDYVKWGRGHSRFAYLAQQKNIWDTTQFITIKSNDSFHYIGNFTKLQTGAAFWEVYKVDTGHVDTTDTTSIQSYYISPEKISIQNINNVLNITNNTVEKMNMELIDQSGKILTTHAVQMGLNEYNIANLPQGIYYILVQKDGWKMVDKIMIND